Proteins encoded by one window of Micromonospora coxensis:
- a CDS encoding DUF1501 domain-containing protein, protein MEKTVHSFPLHPECPDVRRLADDPAEALLRAEADVVAAENAAERDRYRRLEDLEEAQQDGRGVTRRTFVAGAAATATALATAQFVTTSASFAATKTGTLIHVFLYGGLDGLSLVAPAEDPVLAKARPDLLLGDDSLALGRGFKLTSAFAPLEKWLRAGQLGFVPAVSDERLSRSHFQAADACNLGGLPGETGGRGWLDSLVDALGKGTAFRSVGIGSTLPRSLVGTNGALSINNVGSLRLNGDEKYRAATEKAIRGLFTGINHPVQEAVLDGMSALSTAQKLSARPYQPAAGVEYQGVGSAFQQLAQLIKGGANVRVATVGMGGYDTHENQGTRPGGQLHRRLNELAKALAAFFTDLGEQAADVTVMVSSEFGRRVASNGGGTDHGHGGVVTILSGRKLAGSLLGAWNGLNDLDSGDVPEYNNMFNVYGSVAQGRFGLTNAEVDKIFPRQKYTPMKLYA, encoded by the coding sequence AGAACGCCGCCGAACGGGACCGCTACCGCCGGCTGGAGGACCTGGAGGAGGCCCAGCAGGACGGGCGGGGGGTGACCCGGCGGACCTTCGTCGCCGGCGCCGCCGCCACCGCCACCGCGCTGGCCACCGCCCAGTTCGTCACCACCTCCGCGTCGTTCGCCGCGACGAAGACCGGCACCCTGATCCACGTCTTCCTCTACGGCGGGCTGGACGGGCTGAGCCTGGTCGCCCCCGCCGAGGACCCGGTGCTGGCCAAGGCCCGCCCCGACCTGCTGCTCGGCGACGACTCGCTGGCGCTGGGCCGCGGCTTCAAGCTGACCAGCGCGTTCGCGCCGCTGGAGAAGTGGCTGCGGGCCGGGCAGCTCGGGTTCGTCCCGGCGGTCTCCGACGAGCGGCTGTCCCGCAGCCACTTCCAGGCCGCCGACGCCTGCAACCTCGGCGGCCTGCCCGGCGAGACCGGTGGCCGGGGCTGGCTGGACAGCCTGGTCGACGCGCTCGGCAAGGGCACCGCGTTCCGCAGCGTCGGCATCGGCAGCACGCTGCCCCGGTCGCTGGTCGGCACCAACGGCGCGCTCTCGATCAACAACGTCGGCTCGCTGCGGCTCAACGGCGACGAGAAGTACCGGGCGGCCACCGAGAAGGCGATCCGTGGCCTGTTCACCGGGATCAACCACCCGGTCCAGGAGGCGGTGCTCGACGGCATGTCGGCGCTGAGCACCGCGCAGAAGCTGTCGGCCCGGCCGTACCAGCCGGCCGCGGGCGTGGAGTACCAGGGCGTCGGCTCCGCGTTCCAGCAGCTCGCCCAGCTCATCAAGGGCGGGGCGAACGTCCGGGTGGCCACGGTCGGCATGGGCGGCTACGACACCCACGAGAACCAGGGCACCCGTCCCGGCGGGCAGCTGCACCGGCGGCTCAACGAACTGGCCAAAGCGCTGGCCGCGTTCTTCACCGACCTCGGTGAGCAGGCCGCCGACGTCACGGTCATGGTCTCCAGCGAGTTCGGCCGGCGGGTCGCCTCCAACGGCGGCGGCACCGACCACGGCCACGGCGGAGTGGTGACCATCCTGTCCGGCCGCAAGCTCGCCGGCTCGCTGCTCGGCGCCTGGAACGGATTGAACGATCTGGACTCCGGCGACGTACCCGAGTACAACAACATGTTCAACGTCTACGGAAGCGTGGCGCAGGGACGGTTCGGCCTGACCAACGCCGAGGTGGACAAGATCTTCCCGAGGCAGAAGTACACCCCCATGAAGCTGTACGCGTGA